A window of Rhodococcus sp. SGAir0479 contains these coding sequences:
- a CDS encoding PhoH family protein, giving the protein MTAISSVRTYVLDTSVLLSDPWAVTRFAEHEVVLPLVVISELEDKRHHHELGWFAREALRMLDDLRLEFGRLDRPVPIGSENGTLRVELNHTDPSVLPVGFRTGSNDSRILACALNLAAEGRDVVLVSKDIPLRVKAGAVGLPADEFRAHDIVPSGWTGMTELDVASSVIDQLFTDGSVDLDEARDLPCHTGLRLLGESSSALGRVTPDKRVQLVRGEREAFGLHGRSAEQRVALDLLLDESVGIVSLGGKAGTGKSALALTAGLEAVLERRSHRKVVVFRPLYAVGGQELGYLPGSESEKMGPWAQAVFDTLDGLASPEVMDEVMSRGMLEVLPLTHIRGRSLHDSFVIVDEAQSLERNVLLTVLSRLGTGSRVVLTHDVAQRDNLRVGRHDGVAAVIEKLKGHPLFAHITLTRSERSPIAALVTEMLEEFGPNA; this is encoded by the coding sequence GTGACCGCAATCAGCTCCGTCCGCACCTATGTCCTCGACACCTCGGTCCTGCTCTCGGATCCGTGGGCCGTCACCCGCTTCGCCGAACACGAGGTGGTCCTGCCGCTCGTCGTCATCAGCGAACTCGAGGACAAACGACACCATCACGAGCTGGGATGGTTCGCCCGCGAAGCACTGCGGATGCTCGACGACCTCCGTCTCGAGTTCGGTCGCCTCGACCGGCCGGTTCCGATCGGCTCCGAGAACGGCACTCTCCGAGTGGAGCTCAACCACACCGATCCGTCCGTACTCCCCGTCGGGTTCCGCACGGGCAGCAACGATTCCAGGATCCTGGCGTGCGCGCTCAACCTCGCCGCCGAGGGCCGGGACGTGGTGCTCGTCAGCAAGGACATCCCGCTGCGAGTGAAGGCCGGCGCGGTGGGCCTGCCCGCCGACGAGTTCCGGGCGCACGACATCGTGCCGTCCGGCTGGACCGGCATGACCGAGCTCGACGTCGCGTCGTCGGTGATCGACCAGCTCTTCACGGACGGCTCCGTCGACCTCGACGAGGCGCGGGATCTGCCGTGTCACACCGGTCTTCGGCTGCTCGGTGAGTCGTCCAGCGCGCTGGGCCGCGTCACCCCGGACAAACGGGTCCAGTTGGTGCGCGGCGAGCGGGAGGCGTTCGGTCTGCACGGCCGGTCCGCCGAGCAGCGGGTGGCGTTGGACCTGCTGCTCGACGAGAGCGTCGGGATCGTCTCGCTCGGCGGCAAGGCCGGTACCGGCAAGTCCGCCCTGGCGTTGACCGCCGGCCTGGAGGCGGTGCTCGAGCGGCGCAGCCACCGCAAGGTCGTCGTCTTCCGGCCGCTGTACGCGGTGGGCGGTCAGGAGCTGGGATACCTGCCCGGCAGCGAGAGCGAGAAGATGGGGCCGTGGGCGCAGGCCGTCTTCGACACCCTCGACGGGCTCGCCAGTCCCGAGGTGATGGACGAGGTGATGAGCCGGGGCATGCTGGAGGTGTTGCCGCTCACGCACATTCGCGGCCGGTCGCTGCACGACTCGTTCGTGATCGTCGACGAGGCGCAGTCCCTCGAACGCAACGTCCTGCTCACCGTGCTGTCACGGCTGGGCACCGGGTCGCGGGTGGTGCTCACCCACGACGTCGCGCAGCGGGACAACCTGCGGGTGGGCCGGCACGACGGCGTCGCCGCGGTCATCGAGAAGCTCAAGGGACATCCGCTGTTCGCGCACATCACGTTGACCCGAAGCGAACGCTCACCCATCGCCGCGCTCGTGACCGAGATGCTCGAAGAGTTCGGGCCCAACGCCTGA
- a CDS encoding carboxymuconolactone decarboxylase family protein — MTEHENTSPAFQAGLDVRTEVMGADFVERAFERTRGTDSEDIQEFVTEHVWGSVWTRPGLDRRSRSLLNLGMLIALRAENELRGHVRGALRNGLTRTEIVEAVIHAGAYCGAPAGLAAMRVVQEVLEAELGPRTAD, encoded by the coding sequence ATGACCGAGCACGAGAACACCTCCCCCGCATTCCAGGCCGGACTCGACGTCCGCACCGAGGTGATGGGTGCGGACTTCGTCGAACGGGCCTTCGAACGCACCCGCGGCACGGACTCCGAGGACATCCAGGAGTTCGTCACCGAGCACGTGTGGGGGTCGGTGTGGACGCGTCCGGGCCTCGACCGCCGCAGCCGCAGTCTGCTCAACCTCGGCATGCTGATCGCCCTGCGTGCCGAGAACGAACTGCGCGGTCACGTGCGCGGGGCACTGCGCAACGGGCTCACGCGCACCGAGATCGTCGAGGCCGTCATCCACGCGGGCGCCTACTGCGGCGCCCCGGCCGGGCTCGCGGCGATGCGCGTCGTACAGGAGGTTCTGGAAGCTGAGCTGGGCCCGCGCACGGCCGACTGA
- a CDS encoding limonene-1,2-epoxide hydrolase family protein, with product MAAGSDGRVDSVRVVEEFFAALTDMDVERAAAHLASDVVWQNTGLPTVRGRAKVVRALRFANRPGCRFDAVMHHVVGDGDAVLTERTDTLYVGPVRSTFWVCGTFEMRGGRIAVWRDRYSWGNVAAGTVTATARGLRERVRRG from the coding sequence ATGGCTGCAGGATCCGACGGGCGGGTCGACTCCGTCCGGGTGGTGGAGGAGTTCTTCGCCGCGCTCACCGACATGGACGTCGAGCGGGCGGCCGCGCACCTGGCATCCGACGTCGTCTGGCAGAACACCGGTCTGCCCACGGTGCGGGGCCGGGCGAAGGTGGTGCGCGCGCTGCGGTTCGCGAACCGTCCGGGTTGCCGTTTCGACGCGGTGATGCACCACGTGGTGGGCGACGGCGACGCGGTCCTCACCGAACGCACCGACACCCTGTACGTCGGGCCCGTGCGATCCACGTTCTGGGTGTGCGGGACGTTCGAGATGCGCGGCGGCCGGATCGCGGTCTGGCGGGACCGGTACAGCTGGGGCAACGTCGCCGCGGGCACGGTCACAGCCACCGCCCGCGGACTCCGGGAGCGAGTGCGCCGCGGGTAG
- a CDS encoding class II fumarate hydratase, giving the protein MSDSSDPQFRIEHDTMGEVRVPVDALWRAQTQRAVENFPISGRGLERAQIRAMGLLKAACAQVNKDLGLLAPDKADAIIAAANEIADGRHDDQFPIDVFQTGSGTSSNMNANEVIASLAARAGVTVHPNDDVNMSQSSNDTFPTATHVAATEAAVKDLVPALDHLRLALFDKAAQWRTVVKSGRTHLMDAVPVTLGQEFGGYARQIEAGMERVLATLPRLGELPIGGTAVGTGLNAPDDFGPRVVAELVRTTDLDALTPARNHFEAQAARDGLVEASGALRTVAVSLTKIANDIRWMGSGPLTGLAEIRLPDLQPGSSIMPGKVNPVLPEAVTQVAAQVVGNDATVAWGGAAGAFELNVYIPVMARNLLESFRLLANVSRLFADRCIAGLEADEDRLRTLAESSPSIVTPLNSAIGYEEAAAVAKQALKEKKTIRQTVIDRGLIGDGLSEDELDRRLDVLAMTQVERDD; this is encoded by the coding sequence ATGAGCGACAGCAGCGATCCCCAGTTCCGTATCGAACACGACACGATGGGCGAGGTCCGGGTCCCGGTCGACGCGCTGTGGCGCGCACAGACCCAGCGCGCCGTCGAGAACTTCCCGATCTCCGGCCGTGGCCTCGAACGCGCACAGATCCGCGCGATGGGCCTCCTCAAAGCCGCGTGCGCACAGGTCAACAAGGATCTGGGGCTGCTCGCGCCGGACAAAGCCGACGCAATCATCGCCGCCGCGAACGAGATCGCGGACGGCCGCCACGACGACCAGTTCCCGATCGACGTGTTCCAGACCGGATCGGGCACCAGCTCCAACATGAACGCCAACGAGGTGATCGCGAGCCTCGCCGCAAGAGCCGGGGTGACGGTGCACCCCAACGACGACGTCAACATGTCGCAGTCGTCCAACGACACGTTCCCCACCGCCACCCACGTCGCGGCGACGGAAGCCGCCGTGAAGGATCTGGTGCCGGCCCTCGACCACCTGCGACTTGCCCTGTTCGACAAGGCCGCTCAGTGGCGCACGGTGGTCAAGTCGGGCCGCACCCACCTGATGGACGCCGTCCCGGTGACCCTGGGCCAGGAGTTCGGCGGCTACGCGCGCCAGATCGAGGCGGGCATGGAACGAGTGCTCGCGACGCTGCCCCGGCTGGGTGAGCTGCCGATCGGCGGCACCGCGGTGGGTACCGGACTCAACGCTCCCGACGACTTCGGTCCGCGCGTGGTCGCCGAGCTCGTCCGGACCACCGATCTCGACGCCCTCACCCCGGCCCGCAACCACTTCGAGGCCCAGGCTGCCCGGGACGGTCTGGTGGAGGCGTCCGGCGCGCTGCGGACGGTCGCGGTGTCGCTGACGAAGATCGCCAACGACATCCGGTGGATGGGGTCGGGACCGCTGACCGGTCTCGCCGAGATTCGCCTGCCGGACCTGCAGCCGGGCAGCTCCATCATGCCGGGGAAGGTCAATCCTGTTCTCCCCGAGGCGGTCACGCAGGTCGCAGCCCAGGTCGTCGGCAACGACGCGACCGTCGCGTGGGGTGGCGCCGCGGGCGCATTCGAACTCAACGTCTACATCCCGGTGATGGCGCGCAACCTCCTCGAGTCGTTCCGCCTGCTGGCCAACGTCTCCCGGCTCTTCGCCGACCGGTGCATCGCGGGACTCGAGGCCGACGAGGACCGCCTGCGCACGCTCGCGGAGTCGTCGCCGTCGATCGTCACGCCGCTGAACTCCGCCATCGGGTACGAGGAGGCCGCGGCCGTCGCGAAGCAGGCGTTGAAGGAGAAGAAGACGATTCGCCAGACGGTGATCGATCGCGGCCTGATCGGAGACGGGCTCTCCGAGGACGAACTGGACCGGCGTCTGGACGTGCTGGCGATGACGCAGGTCGAGCGGGACGACTGA
- the glpX gene encoding class II fructose-bisphosphatase, whose protein sequence is MTASTSSSRREAPDRNLALELVRVTEAAAMAAGRWVGRGDKEGGDGAAVDAMRHMVSSVSMQGVVVIGEGEKDEAPMLYNGEEVGNGDGPLCDVAVDPIDGTTLMSKGAPGSIAVLAVAERGAMFDPSAVFYMDKIAVGPEAADVIDLSAGVAENIRRVAKAKNRAVSDTTVTILDRPRHADIIREIRETGARIRLISDGDVAGAIATARPESGVDMLLGIGGTPEGIIAAAALRCMGGALQGKLAPKDEAERQKALDAGHDLDRVLRTEELVTGENIFFCATGVTDGDLLNGVRYYGGGATTQSIVMRSKSGTVRMIEAYHRLEKLHEFSSINFDGVEGAQPPLP, encoded by the coding sequence ATGACGGCCAGCACTTCATCGAGTCGCCGCGAGGCCCCGGACCGTAACCTCGCTCTCGAGCTGGTGCGAGTCACCGAGGCCGCCGCCATGGCTGCCGGCCGCTGGGTCGGGCGCGGTGACAAGGAGGGTGGCGACGGTGCCGCCGTCGACGCCATGCGCCACATGGTCAGCTCGGTCTCCATGCAGGGTGTCGTCGTCATCGGTGAGGGCGAGAAGGACGAGGCCCCGATGCTCTACAACGGCGAGGAGGTGGGCAACGGCGACGGCCCGCTGTGCGACGTCGCGGTCGACCCGATCGACGGCACGACGCTGATGAGCAAGGGCGCGCCGGGTTCGATCGCCGTGCTGGCGGTCGCCGAGCGCGGCGCGATGTTCGACCCGTCGGCGGTGTTCTACATGGACAAGATCGCCGTGGGCCCCGAGGCGGCCGACGTCATCGACCTGTCCGCCGGTGTCGCCGAGAACATCCGTCGGGTCGCGAAGGCCAAGAACCGCGCGGTCTCCGACACGACCGTGACGATCCTGGACCGTCCGCGCCACGCCGACATCATCCGCGAGATCCGCGAGACGGGTGCCCGTATCCGCCTGATCTCCGACGGCGACGTCGCCGGCGCGATCGCGACGGCCCGCCCCGAGTCCGGTGTCGACATGCTGCTGGGTATCGGCGGCACTCCTGAGGGCATCATCGCCGCGGCCGCTCTGCGGTGCATGGGCGGCGCGCTGCAGGGCAAGCTGGCGCCGAAGGACGAGGCCGAGCGCCAGAAGGCCCTCGACGCCGGCCACGACCTGGACCGCGTCCTGCGGACCGAGGAACTGGTCACCGGCGAGAACATCTTCTTCTGCGCCACCGGTGTCACCGACGGTGACCTGCTCAACGGCGTGCGCTACTACGGCGGCGGCGCGACGACGCAGTCGATCGTCATGCGCAGCAAGTCCGGCACCGTCCGCATGATCGAGGCGTACCACCGCCTCGAGAAGCTGCACGAGTTCTCGTCGATCAACTTCGACGGCGTCGAGGGCGCGCAGCCTCCGCTGCCCTGA
- a CDS encoding DUF4245 domain-containing protein, which produces MPDKKPRILQNGQDMAWSLIPLVVACLIIAGIASQCSFSPGGPKAGPIPSFDADAAFKYDSRELGFPIRKPEIPEGWTPNSGSRSIVTGDGGGDSSNIGFITEAGRYIQLTQSNATEETLVPFVAGEPRYATGTEQVGNRTWDVFGGEGVEAIWVSDFGDTRILLTGPAPQNEFTKLAAAVGAVEPLQR; this is translated from the coding sequence GTGCCCGACAAGAAGCCCCGCATCCTCCAGAACGGCCAAGACATGGCGTGGTCGCTGATCCCGCTGGTGGTGGCGTGTCTGATCATCGCGGGGATCGCGAGCCAGTGCTCGTTCAGTCCGGGCGGCCCCAAGGCCGGCCCGATCCCCAGCTTCGACGCCGATGCAGCTTTCAAGTACGACTCCCGTGAGCTCGGGTTCCCGATCCGCAAGCCGGAAATTCCGGAAGGCTGGACGCCCAACTCGGGCAGCCGCAGCATCGTCACCGGCGACGGCGGCGGGGACTCGAGCAACATCGGTTTCATCACCGAGGCCGGTCGCTACATCCAGCTGACGCAGAGCAACGCCACCGAGGAGACGCTCGTACCGTTCGTGGCGGGCGAGCCTCGCTACGCGACGGGCACCGAGCAGGTGGGCAACCGCACGTGGGACGTCTTCGGCGGCGAGGGCGTCGAGGCCATCTGGGTCAGCGACTTCGGCGACACCCGCATCCTGCTCACCGGGCCGGCGCCGCAGAACGAGTTCACCAAGCTCGCGGCCGCCGTCGGCGCCGTCGAGCCGCTGCAACGCTGA
- a CDS encoding alpha/beta fold hydrolase — MTNNVSSPTILLIAGHWLGAWAWDEVLEHLTAAGHQAVPMTLPGLDERDPERASRTLDDQARAIEQTMTEAGASEDRPVVVVAHSGANAPVSLVLDRHPELVRRVVWVDSGPVAPGSAFAPDAPEDLVESPLPPFDALGQQASLEGLSTEALERFRARAVPEPGPVLRQQVKLTNDARRAVPTTLVCCSIPSAQIVELADAGHPMFAEVSTLERVDLVDLPTGHWPMWSRPGDLAQVLAAAATTPVN; from the coding sequence GTGACGAACAATGTGAGTAGCCCGACCATCCTCCTGATCGCCGGCCATTGGCTGGGGGCCTGGGCATGGGACGAGGTGCTGGAACACCTGACCGCTGCCGGCCACCAGGCCGTCCCGATGACACTTCCGGGCCTCGACGAGCGGGATCCCGAGCGGGCGTCCAGGACGCTCGACGACCAGGCGAGGGCGATCGAGCAAACCATGACCGAGGCCGGAGCTTCCGAGGACCGGCCGGTGGTCGTCGTGGCGCACAGCGGGGCCAACGCGCCGGTGAGCCTGGTACTCGATCGGCATCCCGAACTCGTCCGCCGCGTGGTGTGGGTCGACAGTGGGCCCGTGGCGCCCGGCAGTGCCTTCGCCCCGGACGCGCCCGAGGATCTGGTCGAATCTCCCCTACCGCCCTTCGACGCGCTCGGGCAGCAGGCCAGCCTCGAGGGCCTGAGCACCGAGGCTCTCGAGCGCTTTCGAGCCAGGGCTGTTCCGGAACCAGGGCCCGTGCTACGTCAGCAGGTCAAGCTCACCAACGATGCGCGTCGGGCGGTCCCGACCACCCTCGTGTGCTGTTCGATCCCGAGCGCACAGATAGTGGAGTTGGCCGACGCGGGTCATCCGATGTTCGCCGAGGTCTCGACACTCGAGCGTGTGGACCTCGTCGACCTGCCCACCGGGCACTGGCCCATGTGGAGCCGACCCGGCGATCTCGCACAGGTCCTCGCCGCGGCCGCGACCACCCCGGTGAACTGA
- a CDS encoding helix-turn-helix transcriptional regulator produces the protein MKRAERLHALSEMLRRSGPRGCTAERLAREFGVSVRTVKRDLTALENSGAPIWSRPGPGGGYGLVARGTLPPVSLTPVQAVALLAAVSAAPDAPYADLALAGVRKIMDVLDPPTRAKADELAGRVWVDAPPAPRAIKSALEEAMAEQRVVRIRYTARDGDTTTRDVEPVLFASTNGQWYLIGWCRLRSDIRWFLVSRIEHARATKLACSGHGIDEIGIPPATARPVNGQG, from the coding sequence ATGAAGAGGGCGGAGCGGCTGCACGCGCTGTCCGAGATGTTGCGACGCAGTGGACCGCGTGGATGCACTGCCGAGCGCCTGGCGCGAGAGTTCGGCGTGTCCGTGCGGACGGTCAAGCGAGACCTCACCGCACTCGAGAACAGTGGCGCGCCGATCTGGTCTCGCCCGGGCCCCGGCGGTGGCTACGGGTTGGTCGCCCGAGGCACTCTGCCGCCGGTCAGCCTGACCCCGGTGCAGGCAGTGGCGCTGCTCGCCGCGGTCTCTGCCGCGCCGGACGCGCCCTACGCCGATCTCGCCCTGGCGGGGGTTCGGAAGATCATGGACGTACTGGATCCACCGACCCGGGCGAAGGCCGACGAGCTCGCCGGTCGCGTCTGGGTCGACGCACCGCCCGCTCCGCGCGCGATCAAATCCGCGCTGGAGGAAGCGATGGCCGAGCAACGGGTGGTGCGTATCCGCTACACCGCGCGTGACGGCGACACGACCACCCGGGACGTCGAACCGGTGCTGTTCGCCTCCACGAACGGGCAGTGGTACCTGATCGGGTGGTGCCGCCTACGCAGCGACATCCGGTGGTTTCTCGTGTCCCGAATCGAGCACGCCCGTGCCACCAAGCTTGCCTGCAGCGGTCACGGCATCGACGAGATCGGCATCCCCCCGGCGACGGCAAGACCCGTGAACGGCCAAGGGTGA
- the idi gene encoding isopentenyl-diphosphate Delta-isomerase: MEHVVLLDDAGHAVGTEPKATVHTHETPLHLAFSTYVFDPFGRLLVTRRALHKPTWPGVWTNSCCGHPAPGEPLHLAVRRRLRQELGIDAAAVDVVLPDFRYRATMDTGIVENEICPVFRVLYDGPEPDPDPAEVDGTVWAEWEGFAGSVAAGSRAVSPWCRDQVLRLRELGPDPGSWRVAPATALPPAGRGAGPELGTQRY; this comes from the coding sequence ATGGAACACGTAGTGCTGCTCGACGACGCGGGCCACGCCGTCGGAACGGAGCCGAAGGCGACCGTGCACACGCACGAGACCCCGCTGCACCTCGCGTTCTCGACGTACGTCTTCGACCCGTTCGGCAGGCTGCTGGTCACCCGGCGCGCGCTGCACAAGCCGACGTGGCCGGGCGTGTGGACCAACAGCTGCTGCGGGCACCCCGCGCCGGGCGAACCGCTGCATCTGGCGGTCCGGCGGCGGCTGCGGCAGGAACTCGGGATCGACGCGGCCGCGGTCGACGTCGTCCTCCCGGACTTCCGCTACCGCGCCACTATGGACACCGGGATCGTCGAGAACGAGATCTGTCCGGTCTTCCGGGTCCTCTACGACGGGCCGGAACCGGACCCGGATCCCGCCGAGGTGGACGGCACGGTGTGGGCCGAGTGGGAAGGCTTCGCGGGTAGCGTCGCGGCCGGCAGCCGCGCGGTGTCGCCGTGGTGCCGGGACCAGGTTCTGCGGCTGCGCGAACTCGGACCCGACCCCGGGAGCTGGCGGGTCGCACCGGCCACCGCGCTGCCGCCGGCGGGGCGGGGCGCCGGTCCCGAGCTCGGCACGCAGCGCTACTGA
- a CDS encoding phytoene/squalene synthase family protein — protein sequence MGELDGIDPALHPAYRLCRALNAEHGKTYFLATRLLPVARRAGVHALYGFARMVDDVVDVAAADDDDGPIGSRLDALEDRLRAALGGGPTGHSESDLVLAALADATARYDIPHEYFYAFLHSMRMDVPGSPVFRSRYRTMPELAEYMYGSAAVIGLQMLPILGTTCAIDEAVGPASALGEAFQLTNFIRDMGEDLGRDRIYLPTDELAAFGVDEELLRNCRATGRVDPRLRRALAHLIAHTRAVYRTAEPGIDLLDPAVRSAMRTASVLYADILREVEDSDYRVLERRARVSRRRRVAVAAPRLATAGWSSLRARRHPASRPPLPVTD from the coding sequence ATGGGTGAACTCGACGGCATCGACCCGGCACTGCATCCCGCGTACCGGCTGTGCCGCGCACTCAACGCGGAGCACGGCAAGACGTACTTCCTCGCGACGCGGCTGCTCCCGGTCGCCAGACGTGCCGGCGTGCATGCGCTCTACGGCTTCGCGCGGATGGTCGACGACGTCGTCGACGTCGCCGCCGCCGACGACGACGACGGTCCGATCGGCAGCCGGCTGGACGCCCTCGAGGATCGTCTGCGCGCCGCGCTCGGCGGCGGCCCGACCGGGCACAGCGAGTCCGACCTGGTGCTCGCCGCCCTCGCCGACGCCACCGCGCGCTACGACATCCCGCACGAGTACTTCTACGCGTTCCTGCACTCCATGCGGATGGACGTGCCCGGTTCCCCGGTGTTCCGCTCGCGGTACCGGACGATGCCGGAGCTGGCGGAGTACATGTACGGCTCCGCGGCCGTGATCGGTCTGCAGATGCTTCCCATCCTCGGCACCACGTGTGCGATCGACGAGGCCGTCGGGCCCGCGTCGGCGCTCGGTGAGGCGTTCCAGCTGACCAACTTCATCCGCGACATGGGCGAGGATCTGGGCCGCGACCGGATCTATCTGCCGACGGACGAACTCGCGGCGTTCGGAGTGGACGAGGAACTGTTGCGGAACTGCCGCGCCACCGGCCGGGTCGATCCGCGGCTGCGGCGGGCCCTCGCCCATCTGATTGCGCACACCCGGGCGGTGTACCGCACTGCCGAGCCCGGCATCGACCTGCTCGACCCGGCCGTGCGGTCGGCGATGCGCACCGCCTCGGTGCTGTACGCCGACATTCTGCGCGAGGTCGAGGACAGCGACTACCGGGTGCTCGAGCGGCGAGCCCGCGTGTCGCGGCGGCGGCGCGTCGCGGTGGCGGCTCCGCGGCTCGCGACGGCCGGGTGGTCGTCACTGCGGGCTCGGCGCCACCCGGCGAGCCGGCCACCGCTGCCCGTCACCGACTGA
- the crtI gene encoding phytoene desaturase family protein: MRSVTGPVRSVVVVGAGLAGLAAALHLTGAGKHVTVLERESTVGGRVGTYPVRDAAGRRLYDIDNGASVLTMPTLIADALAAVGESFDSTEPALALTKLAPSYHARFADGTALDVFSDPAAMSAEIERVCGPAESRGYLALRRWLASIFDTEFDRFIDSNFDSPLDLVATRAARADTMKLLRLGGFGRLGPRVASFVGDDRLRRIFTFQALYAGMSPDKALGVYGAIAHMDTSLGVYFPTGGMSAIAAAMSDALTRHGGSVHTGADVSAIDVDDGRATGVRTADGRYFPCDAVVLTADLPVVDRLLDHAGVTAKGRKLGYSRVSPSAVVFHGTVPTAVTQAWPARAHHTIDFGAEWSETFARITAPRGRGRLMADPSLLVTRPAVTDPGLHVVRDGVRSEPISVLAPCPNLVSAPLDWDRLGVPYMRELQQVLEQRGYRELAASMVVDHLDTPNTWRDKGMLAGSPFSSAHVFRQTGPFRRPNLVRGLANVVLAGSGTTPGVGVPTVLVSGRLAAERIVDRDLASSRRPEPTREDVRHG; the protein is encoded by the coding sequence GTGAGGTCGGTGACCGGTCCCGTCCGGTCGGTGGTCGTGGTGGGAGCGGGCCTGGCCGGGCTCGCCGCGGCACTCCACCTCACCGGGGCCGGCAAACACGTCACCGTGCTCGAGCGGGAGTCGACGGTCGGTGGCCGGGTCGGCACGTACCCGGTCCGCGACGCCGCCGGGCGCCGGTTGTACGACATCGACAACGGTGCCAGCGTGCTCACCATGCCGACGCTGATCGCCGACGCCCTCGCCGCGGTCGGCGAGTCGTTCGACTCCACCGAACCTGCGCTCGCGCTGACGAAGCTCGCGCCGAGCTACCACGCCCGCTTTGCCGACGGCACCGCGCTCGACGTGTTCTCCGACCCGGCCGCGATGTCCGCGGAGATCGAAAGGGTGTGCGGCCCGGCCGAATCCCGCGGTTATCTCGCACTTCGGCGGTGGCTGGCGTCGATATTCGACACCGAGTTCGACCGGTTCATCGATTCCAATTTCGACTCCCCGCTCGATCTGGTGGCCACCCGTGCGGCCCGCGCCGACACGATGAAGCTGCTCCGGCTCGGCGGTTTCGGCCGCCTCGGCCCGCGGGTGGCGTCCTTCGTCGGCGACGACCGGCTGCGGCGGATCTTCACGTTCCAGGCGCTCTACGCCGGGATGTCGCCGGACAAGGCGCTCGGCGTGTACGGCGCCATCGCCCACATGGACACCTCGCTGGGGGTCTACTTCCCGACGGGCGGGATGTCCGCGATCGCCGCGGCGATGTCGGACGCCCTCACGCGCCACGGCGGGTCCGTACACACCGGTGCGGACGTCTCCGCCATCGACGTCGACGACGGGCGCGCCACCGGCGTCCGCACGGCGGACGGCCGGTACTTCCCGTGCGACGCAGTCGTCCTCACCGCCGATCTCCCGGTGGTGGACCGGCTGCTGGACCACGCCGGCGTCACTGCGAAGGGGCGCAAGCTGGGCTACTCGCGGGTGTCGCCGTCGGCCGTCGTGTTCCACGGCACGGTCCCCACCGCGGTCACGCAGGCGTGGCCGGCCCGGGCGCACCACACGATCGATTTCGGCGCCGAGTGGTCCGAGACGTTCGCCCGGATCACCGCACCCCGCGGGCGGGGCCGGCTGATGGCCGACCCGTCCCTGCTCGTCACCCGTCCGGCCGTCACCGACCCCGGCCTGCACGTGGTGCGCGACGGCGTACGCAGTGAACCGATCTCCGTCCTCGCGCCGTGTCCCAATCTCGTCAGCGCACCCCTGGACTGGGACCGGCTCGGCGTCCCGTACATGCGTGAGCTCCAGCAGGTGCTCGAGCAGCGGGGCTACCGGGAGTTGGCCGCGTCGATGGTGGTGGACCACCTCGACACCCCGAACACCTGGCGCGACAAAGGCATGCTCGCCGGCAGCCCGTTCTCGTCGGCGCACGTGTTCCGGCAGACCGGCCCGTTCCGACGCCCCAATCTGGTGCGCGGGCTCGCCAACGTCGTGCTGGCCGGCTCCGGGACCACCCCGGGCGTCGGGGTGCCGACGGTTCTCGTGTCGGGGCGGCTGGCCGCCGAACGCATCGTCGACCGCGACCTCGCGAGCTCCCGGCGTCCGGAGCCCACCCGAGAGGACGTGCGGCATGGGTGA
- a CDS encoding exodeoxyribonuclease VII small subunit gives MSNADVAELGYEAARDELVDVVKTLEQGGLDLDASLALWERGEALAKRCEEHLAGARRRVEQALAHADEDSD, from the coding sequence ATGAGCAACGCAGATGTCGCCGAACTCGGATACGAGGCGGCGCGGGACGAACTGGTCGACGTGGTGAAGACCCTCGAGCAGGGTGGTCTGGACCTCGATGCGTCGCTCGCGCTGTGGGAGCGCGGCGAGGCCCTGGCGAAGCGCTGCGAGGAGCATCTCGCGGGCGCACGCCGCCGCGTCGAGCAGGCACTCGCCCACGCCGACGAGGACTCCGACTGA